The Labrus bergylta chromosome 15, fLabBer1.1, whole genome shotgun sequence genome includes a region encoding these proteins:
- the LOC109983680 gene encoding protein FAM177A1 isoform X2 gives MHGTSGCRCAEERDVVVGAAASTDTKKTTTMADISLYLTNVNVSIGQTMDVEQSPNPCKDFERVELGELNKREEEEEKQREKVPRRIIHFSSGETMEEYSTDEEEGEDKEPERKDLLSSPVDASKLTWGPYFWFHMWRAATSTISACDYLGERMASLFGITSAKYQYAIDEYYRMKKEREEEKEENRLSEEAEQSFDQLQHQEDEDKQITGTDRPEAADPHPGVTYQIENENHSHSSTITVPAIVTAT, from the exons ATGCACGGCACTTCCGGGTGTCGCTGTGCGGAGGAGAGAGACGTCGTTGTGGGCGCAGCAGCATCCACAGATACAAAGAAGACGACGACAATGGCCGATATATCACTGTATCTCACTAACGTGAATGTGTCTATAGGACAGACCATGGATGTGGAGCAG AGCCCTAACCCGTGTAAAGACTTTGAGAGAGTGGAGCTGGGAGAGCTAaacaagagagaggaggaggaggagaagcagagggAGAAGGTTCCTCGCAGGATCATTCATTTCTCCAGCGGGGAGACCATGGAAGAGTACAGCactgatgaggaggagggagaggacaaGGAGCCGGAAAGGAAAGACCTGCTGTCCTCTCCGGTCGATGCG TCAAAGTTGACCTGGGGTCCATACTTCTGGTTTCACATGTGGAGAGCGGCCACATCAACCATCTCAG ccTGCGACTACCTGGGGGAGAGGATGGCCTCCCTCTTTGGGATTACATCAGCCAAATATCAGTACGCTATTGATGAATACTACAGGATGAAGAAAGAG agggaggaagagaaagaagaaaaccgCCTGTCGGAAGAAGCGGAGCAATCCTTCGACCAGCTGCAGCATCAGGAGGATGAAGACAAACAGATCACAGGGACCGACCGGCCTGAGGCGGCTGACCCCCACCCTGGTGTGACCTATCAGATAGAGAATGAAAATCATTCACATTCAAGCACCATCACGGTCCCTGCTATCGTCACGGCAACCTAA
- the LOC109983680 gene encoding protein FAM177A1 isoform X1, which produces MHGTSGCRCAEERDVVVGAAASTDTKKTTTMADISLYLTNVNVSIGQTMDVEQSPNPCKDFERVELGELNKREEEEEKQREKVPRRIIHFSSGETMEEYSTDEEEGEDKEPERKDLLSSPVDAVRSKLTWGPYFWFHMWRAATSTISACDYLGERMASLFGITSAKYQYAIDEYYRMKKEREEEKEENRLSEEAEQSFDQLQHQEDEDKQITGTDRPEAADPHPGVTYQIENENHSHSSTITVPAIVTAT; this is translated from the exons ATGCACGGCACTTCCGGGTGTCGCTGTGCGGAGGAGAGAGACGTCGTTGTGGGCGCAGCAGCATCCACAGATACAAAGAAGACGACGACAATGGCCGATATATCACTGTATCTCACTAACGTGAATGTGTCTATAGGACAGACCATGGATGTGGAGCAG AGCCCTAACCCGTGTAAAGACTTTGAGAGAGTGGAGCTGGGAGAGCTAaacaagagagaggaggaggaggagaagcagagggAGAAGGTTCCTCGCAGGATCATTCATTTCTCCAGCGGGGAGACCATGGAAGAGTACAGCactgatgaggaggagggagaggacaaGGAGCCGGAAAGGAAAGACCTGCTGTCCTCTCCGGTCGATGCGGTGAGG TCAAAGTTGACCTGGGGTCCATACTTCTGGTTTCACATGTGGAGAGCGGCCACATCAACCATCTCAG ccTGCGACTACCTGGGGGAGAGGATGGCCTCCCTCTTTGGGATTACATCAGCCAAATATCAGTACGCTATTGATGAATACTACAGGATGAAGAAAGAG agggaggaagagaaagaagaaaaccgCCTGTCGGAAGAAGCGGAGCAATCCTTCGACCAGCTGCAGCATCAGGAGGATGAAGACAAACAGATCACAGGGACCGACCGGCCTGAGGCGGCTGACCCCCACCCTGGTGTGACCTATCAGATAGAGAATGAAAATCATTCACATTCAAGCACCATCACGGTCCCTGCTATCGTCACGGCAACCTAA
- the LOC109983680 gene encoding protein FAM177A1 isoform X3 codes for MWSRSSPNPCKDFERVELGELNKREEEEEKQREKVPRRIIHFSSGETMEEYSTDEEEGEDKEPERKDLLSSPVDAVRSKLTWGPYFWFHMWRAATSTISACDYLGERMASLFGITSAKYQYAIDEYYRMKKEREEEKEENRLSEEAEQSFDQLQHQEDEDKQITGTDRPEAADPHPGVTYQIENENHSHSSTITVPAIVTAT; via the exons ATGTGGAGCAGGTCG AGCCCTAACCCGTGTAAAGACTTTGAGAGAGTGGAGCTGGGAGAGCTAaacaagagagaggaggaggaggagaagcagagggAGAAGGTTCCTCGCAGGATCATTCATTTCTCCAGCGGGGAGACCATGGAAGAGTACAGCactgatgaggaggagggagaggacaaGGAGCCGGAAAGGAAAGACCTGCTGTCCTCTCCGGTCGATGCGGTGAGG TCAAAGTTGACCTGGGGTCCATACTTCTGGTTTCACATGTGGAGAGCGGCCACATCAACCATCTCAG ccTGCGACTACCTGGGGGAGAGGATGGCCTCCCTCTTTGGGATTACATCAGCCAAATATCAGTACGCTATTGATGAATACTACAGGATGAAGAAAGAG agggaggaagagaaagaagaaaaccgCCTGTCGGAAGAAGCGGAGCAATCCTTCGACCAGCTGCAGCATCAGGAGGATGAAGACAAACAGATCACAGGGACCGACCGGCCTGAGGCGGCTGACCCCCACCCTGGTGTGACCTATCAGATAGAGAATGAAAATCATTCACATTCAAGCACCATCACGGTCCCTGCTATCGTCACGGCAACCTAA